A genome region from Thalassococcus arenae includes the following:
- a CDS encoding universal stress protein, producing the protein MTRKIVVGYDDSAGGKSALDFAVKQLKAQGGSLVLAHVLEWSPYSFLTPEEIEERHARRKEELSRAETAVLGPVVAQLAKEGITVETTLKYGHIAETLCRIAKDEKADQIIIGRTGESGFSSRLFGSVAGSLAQVAPVPVTIVP; encoded by the coding sequence ATGACCAGGAAAATCGTCGTCGGCTACGACGACAGCGCCGGAGGTAAATCGGCGCTCGACTTTGCCGTCAAGCAACTGAAGGCGCAGGGTGGCAGCCTTGTTCTGGCGCATGTGCTGGAATGGTCGCCGTATTCGTTCCTGACCCCCGAGGAAATCGAGGAACGCCACGCGCGCCGCAAAGAGGAATTGTCGCGCGCGGAAACCGCCGTGCTGGGCCCGGTTGTGGCGCAGTTGGCCAAGGAAGGGATCACGGTCGAAACCACACTGAAATACGGCCACATCGCCGAAACCCTGTGCCGGATCGCCAAGGACGAGAAGGCGGACCAGATCATCATCGGCCGCACAGGGGAATCCGGGTTTTCGTCGCGCCTGTTCGGGTCCGTCGCCGGAAGCCTGGCGCAGGTTGCGCCGGTGCCCGTCACCATCGTTCCATGA
- a CDS encoding FadR/GntR family transcriptional regulator: protein MPFRPVQSEKLSHAVVRQIEQLILRGVLRPGERLPAERELSEKLGVSRPSLREAVAELQDRGLLTSRAGAGIYVADVLGSAFSEALIHLFANHDEAVFDYLSFRRDMEGLAAERAAQHGTETDLRVIQQIYDKMEAAHQKRNPADEARLDADFHLAIIEASHNVIMLHMMRSMYQLLREGVFYNRQIMFKQRTTRDSLLAQHRRINEALQARDPAAARAAVEAHLSYVEQALHDDRKAEAHEAVARQRYERETARG, encoded by the coding sequence ATGCCATTCCGCCCCGTCCAGTCCGAAAAGCTGTCGCACGCTGTCGTGCGGCAGATCGAGCAGTTGATCCTGCGCGGCGTGCTGCGCCCGGGAGAACGGCTGCCGGCGGAACGCGAGCTGTCGGAAAAGCTGGGCGTGTCGCGCCCCAGCTTGCGCGAGGCGGTGGCGGAGCTGCAGGATCGCGGGCTGCTGACGTCCCGCGCCGGGGCCGGGATCTATGTCGCCGACGTTCTGGGCTCGGCCTTTTCCGAGGCGCTGATCCATCTGTTCGCCAACCATGACGAGGCGGTGTTCGACTACCTGTCCTTTCGCCGCGACATGGAAGGCCTGGCCGCCGAACGCGCGGCGCAACACGGCACCGAGACCGACCTCAGGGTGATCCAGCAGATCTACGACAAGATGGAGGCCGCCCATCAAAAGCGGAACCCGGCCGACGAGGCGCGGCTGGACGCGGATTTCCACCTGGCGATCATCGAGGCCAGCCACAACGTCATCATGTTGCACATGATGCGGTCGATGTATCAGCTGCTGCGCGAAGGCGTGTTCTACAACCGCCAGATCATGTTCAAGCAACGCACCACCCGCGACAGCCTGCTGGCCCAGCATCGCCGCATCAACGAGGCGTTGCAGGCGCGCGATCCGGCCGCGGCCCGCGCCGCCGTCGAGGCGCATCTGAGCTATGTCGAGCAGGCGTTGCACGACGACCGCAAGGCCGAGGCGCACGAAGCCGTGGCACGCCAGCGCTATGAACGCGAGACGGCGCGCGGCTGA
- a CDS encoding DMT family transporter — translation MTLAGFALVLAAAFCHATWNFLVKRLHGGPELIWLFSAWQVAIYAPLAVWIVATSPGLFGPMQVLFLVGTAVLHLGYFLMLQTGYRHGDLSLVYPTARATGPILSTALAVWLLGEVVSAQMLLGAGIIVGGVLMLTGGIRPGAKRAGRSLAFGIGTGLLIGSYTAWDAYAVATLAVPPLLMDYASGIGRAVILAPVARQRWSEVQRFWRDHKRAVLAIAVLNALAYILVLYALTFTPVAYVAPLREVSVLLSILAGSLLLGEGDLRRRLGWGALILAGMMLLVTG, via the coding sequence ATGACCCTCGCCGGTTTCGCCCTCGTTCTGGCTGCGGCCTTCTGCCATGCCACCTGGAATTTCCTCGTCAAGCGCCTGCACGGCGGGCCGGAACTGATCTGGTTGTTCTCGGCCTGGCAGGTGGCGATCTATGCGCCGCTGGCGGTCTGGATCGTCGCCACATCGCCGGGTCTGTTCGGCCCGATGCAGGTGCTGTTCCTGGTCGGCACGGCGGTGCTGCATCTGGGCTATTTCCTAATGTTGCAGACCGGTTATCGCCACGGCGACCTGTCGCTGGTCTATCCCACCGCGCGCGCCACCGGGCCGATCCTGTCGACCGCGCTGGCGGTATGGCTGCTGGGCGAGGTCGTGTCGGCCCAGATGCTGCTGGGCGCGGGGATCATCGTCGGCGGCGTGCTGATGCTGACCGGCGGCATAAGGCCCGGCGCGAAACGGGCCGGGCGGTCGTTGGCCTTCGGCATCGGCACCGGCCTGCTGATCGGCAGCTACACCGCCTGGGATGCCTATGCGGTGGCGACGCTGGCCGTGCCACCGCTGCTGATGGACTATGCGTCGGGCATCGGGCGTGCCGTGATCCTTGCACCGGTGGCGCGGCAGCGCTGGTCCGAGGTGCAACGGTTCTGGCGCGACCACAAACGCGCGGTGCTGGCCATCGCGGTGCTGAACGCGCTGGCCTACATCCTGGTTCTGTACGCGCTGACCTTCACGCCGGTGGCCTATGTGGCGCCGCTGCGCGAGGTCTCGGTGCTGCTGTCGATCCTGGCCGGCAGCCTGCTGCTGGGCGAAGGCGACCTGCGCCGCCGGCTTGGCTGGGGCGCGCTGATCCTGGCGGGGATGATGCTGCTGGTGACGGGGTAG
- the bfr gene encoding bacterioferritin, which translates to MKGDPKVIEYLNAALRSELTAVSQYWLHYRLQEDWGFGRIADKSRAESIEEMHHADKLIARIIFLEGHPNLQKLDPLRIGQTLKESMEADLAGEHDARTLYIEARDHCDKVGDYVSKNLFEELIADEEGHIDFLETQIALHNKLGEERYGLLQAKPADEAE; encoded by the coding sequence ATGAAGGGCGACCCCAAGGTCATCGAATACCTCAACGCTGCGTTGCGCAGTGAACTGACCGCCGTCAGCCAATACTGGCTGCATTACCGCCTGCAGGAAGACTGGGGCTTTGGCCGCATCGCCGACAAGTCGCGCGCCGAAAGCATCGAGGAGATGCACCATGCCGACAAGCTGATCGCGCGGATCATCTTTCTGGAAGGCCACCCGAACCTGCAAAAGCTGGACCCGCTGCGCATCGGCCAGACGCTCAAGGAAAGCATGGAGGCCGACCTGGCCGGCGAACACGACGCCCGCACGCTGTATATCGAGGCACGCGATCATTGCGACAAGGTCGGCGACTACGTCAGCAAGAACCTGTTCGAGGAGCTGATCGCCGACGAGGAAGGCCATATCGACTTTCTCGAAACCCAGATCGCGCTGCACAACAAGCTGGGCGAGGAACGTTATGGCCTGTTGCAGGCCAAGCCCGCGGACGAAGCGGAATAG
- a CDS encoding (2Fe-2S)-binding protein encodes MIVCHCTQITDRDIKAAIGWMRAADPDTIITPGKVYRALGKRPDCGGCMPHFLATMETSDAFGVPAALRSLRSQKRIGDTQ; translated from the coding sequence ATGATCGTTTGCCATTGCACCCAGATCACCGACCGCGACATCAAGGCCGCTATCGGCTGGATGCGCGCAGCGGACCCCGACACGATCATCACGCCGGGCAAGGTCTATCGTGCCTTGGGCAAGCGGCCGGATTGCGGCGGATGCATGCCGCATTTCCTCGCCACCATGGAAACCAGCGATGCGTTTGGCGTTCCCGCGGCATTGCGGAGCCTTCGCAGCCAGAAAAGGATCGGAGATACGCAATGA
- a CDS encoding tannase/feruloyl esterase family alpha/beta hydrolase, producing the protein MTHRLFLAAALAGLAGPALAQQTADQCTALRDVVIDAAAVTSARVVAAADTLPAYCEVRATARPAVSIEVRLPMEAWNGKYYQSGCGGFCGVLGRADASGGWVNAMRPGLERGYATATSDSGHHALGVTDGGWALGNPHAERDWGWRSIGETHRVAQAMIGAFYGGASEQAIFQGCSTGGRMAHMAAQRYPEMFDGIISGAPALDYTGLVGTKMSWLIQANTAPDGSQVLGPDEAARIGEAVLAQCDAADGAEDGAIADPRACEVDYSALGLSNQQMDTLMKWREGPRNAAGDQLYPGGIPEGSEPFWWLWLTGNAEGGGKLVNAFAGDFGRYMAFDTDPGPAWTPMDFDFETDPARMSTSAGFYNSDNPDLTAFREAGGKMIVWHGWADAIVTPYKTVDWYEKASAAAGGEDALKENVALFMVPGLDHCGILPGPGGINAAALDPMTPLEAWLNDGTAPTSILAGQ; encoded by the coding sequence GTGACACATCGCCTGTTTCTTGCGGCGGCCCTTGCCGGGCTGGCCGGCCCGGCCCTTGCGCAACAGACCGCAGACCAATGCACCGCCTTGCGCGACGTGGTGATCGACGCCGCCGCCGTCACCTCGGCCCGGGTGGTCGCCGCCGCCGACACCCTGCCCGCCTATTGCGAGGTGCGCGCCACCGCGCGCCCGGCCGTGTCCATCGAGGTGCGTCTGCCGATGGAGGCCTGGAACGGCAAGTATTACCAGTCCGGCTGCGGCGGGTTCTGCGGTGTTCTGGGCCGGGCCGATGCCAGTGGCGGCTGGGTCAACGCCATGCGCCCGGGGCTGGAGCGCGGCTATGCCACCGCCACTTCGGATAGCGGTCACCACGCGCTGGGCGTCACCGATGGCGGCTGGGCCTTGGGCAACCCTCATGCCGAACGCGACTGGGGATGGCGGTCGATCGGCGAAACGCATCGCGTCGCGCAGGCGATGATCGGCGCGTTCTATGGCGGCGCGTCCGAACAGGCGATCTTTCAGGGCTGTTCCACCGGCGGGCGCATGGCACACATGGCCGCGCAGCGTTACCCCGAGATGTTCGACGGCATCATTTCGGGCGCACCGGCGCTGGACTACACCGGGCTGGTGGGCACCAAGATGTCCTGGCTGATCCAGGCCAACACCGCGCCCGACGGCAGCCAGGTTCTTGGCCCCGACGAGGCCGCACGCATCGGCGAGGCGGTTCTGGCCCAGTGCGACGCGGCGGATGGCGCCGAGGACGGCGCGATTGCCGATCCCCGCGCCTGCGAAGTCGACTACAGCGCCCTGGGCCTGTCGAACCAGCAGATGGACACACTGATGAAATGGCGCGAAGGCCCGCGCAATGCCGCGGGCGACCAGCTCTATCCCGGTGGCATCCCCGAAGGCTCCGAGCCGTTCTGGTGGCTGTGGCTGACCGGGAATGCAGAGGGCGGCGGCAAGCTGGTCAACGCCTTTGCGGGCGATTTCGGCCGTTACATGGCCTTCGACACCGATCCGGGACCGGCCTGGACCCCGATGGATTTCGATTTCGAAACCGACCCGGCCCGCATGTCGACCTCTGCCGGGTTCTACAACTCGGACAATCCCGACCTGACGGCTTTCCGCGAGGCCGGCGGCAAGATGATCGTCTGGCATGGCTGGGCCGACGCCATCGTGACGCCTTACAAGACCGTGGACTGGTACGAAAAGGCGTCGGCGGCCGCGGGTGGTGAGGACGCGCTGAAGGAAAACGTCGCACTGTTCATGGTGCCGGGGCTGGACCATTGCGGCATCCTGCCGGGACCGGGCGGCATCAACGCGGCCGCGCTCGACCCGATGACGCCGCTCGAAGCCTGGCTGAACGACGGCACCGCGCCGACATCCATCCTGGCCGGACAGTAG
- the amt gene encoding ammonium transporter: MKLIKTLAPAALLAAAPSLGMAQEAAAPDINPYIFTTLLFLVGGFLVFWMAAGFAMLEAGLVRSKNVTMQLTKNIALFSIAAIMYWLVGFGIMYPADWLIEGWLGPFFAVTSLEPVGLAAEDAALDYASAGSDFFFQLMFCATTASIVSGTLAERIKLWPFLIFVVVLTGFIYPIEASWQWGGGWLSEAGFSDFAGSTLVHAAGGFAALAGAIVLGPRIGKYKDGKTVPMPGSNLALATLGTFILWLGWFGFNGGSQLAMGTVGDVTDVSRIFANTNMAAAAGAVAALLLTQVMYGKPDLTMTLNGALAGLVSITAEPLAPSLFGALLTGGVGGVIVVLTVPMLDKLKIDDVVGAIPVHLIAGIWGTLAVAFYTGNWGAQIMGIIAIGAFVFITSLVVWIILKAVMGIRVDEEAEINGLDMSELGMEAYPEFSKG, from the coding sequence ATGAAACTGATCAAGACACTCGCGCCGGCCGCTCTGCTTGCCGCGGCGCCGTCGCTGGGGATGGCCCAGGAGGCCGCGGCCCCTGACATCAATCCCTATATCTTCACCACATTGCTGTTCCTCGTGGGTGGCTTTCTGGTGTTCTGGATGGCGGCCGGTTTCGCCATGCTCGAAGCGGGCCTGGTGCGGTCCAAGAACGTCACCATGCAGCTGACCAAGAACATCGCGCTGTTTTCCATCGCGGCCATCATGTACTGGCTGGTCGGCTTCGGCATCATGTACCCGGCGGATTGGCTGATCGAAGGCTGGCTGGGCCCGTTCTTTGCCGTGACCTCGCTGGAACCGGTCGGTCTGGCGGCCGAGGACGCCGCGCTTGACTACGCGTCGGCCGGGTCGGACTTCTTCTTTCAGCTGATGTTCTGCGCCACCACGGCGTCGATCGTGTCGGGCACTCTGGCCGAACGGATCAAGCTGTGGCCCTTCCTGATCTTCGTGGTCGTGTTGACGGGCTTCATCTACCCGATCGAAGCGTCGTGGCAGTGGGGCGGCGGCTGGCTGTCCGAAGCCGGCTTCTCCGACTTCGCCGGCTCGACGCTGGTGCATGCCGCCGGTGGTTTCGCCGCGCTGGCCGGGGCCATCGTGCTGGGTCCGCGGATCGGCAAGTACAAGGACGGCAAGACCGTGCCGATGCCGGGTTCGAACCTGGCCCTGGCGACGCTGGGCACGTTCATCCTGTGGCTGGGCTGGTTCGGCTTCAACGGCGGCTCGCAGCTGGCGATGGGCACCGTGGGCGACGTGACCGACGTCAGCCGCATCTTCGCCAACACCAATATGGCTGCCGCTGCCGGTGCCGTTGCGGCGCTGCTGCTGACCCAGGTGATGTATGGCAAGCCCGACCTCACCATGACGCTGAACGGCGCGCTGGCGGGTCTGGTGTCGATCACCGCGGAACCGCTGGCCCCGTCGCTGTTCGGCGCGCTGCTGACCGGTGGCGTGGGTGGCGTGATCGTGGTCCTGACCGTGCCGATGCTGGACAAGCTCAAGATCGACGACGTGGTCGGCGCCATCCCGGTGCACCTGATCGCGGGCATCTGGGGCACGCTGGCGGTGGCCTTCTACACCGGCAACTGGGGTGCGCAGATCATGGGCATCATCGCCATCGGCGCCTTTGTGTTCATCACCTCGCTGGTGGTCTGGATCATCCTCAAGGCGGTCATGGGTATCCGGGTCGACGAAGAGGCCGAGATCAACGGGCTCGACATGTCGGAACTGGGCATGGAGGCCTATCCCGAATTCTCGAAAGGCTGA
- a CDS encoding P-II family nitrogen regulator, whose amino-acid sequence MKLIIATIKPFKLEEVREALTGIGVRGMMVTEIKGFGSQSGHTEIYRGAEYAVNFVPKIKLEIVVAASMADQVVETIMKTAQTGKIGDGKIFVLDVQQAVRVRTGETDADAL is encoded by the coding sequence GTGAAACTGATCATTGCAACGATCAAGCCGTTCAAGCTCGAGGAAGTGCGCGAAGCGCTGACCGGGATCGGGGTGCGCGGCATGATGGTGACCGAAATCAAGGGCTTCGGATCGCAGTCCGGCCACACCGAAATCTACCGCGGCGCGGAATACGCGGTGAACTTCGTGCCCAAGATCAAGCTGGAAATCGTGGTTGCGGCCAGCATGGCCGACCAGGTCGTCGAGACCATCATGAAGACCGCCCAGACCGGCAAGATCGGCGACGGCAAGATCTTCGTTCTCGACGTGCAGCAAGCCGTGCGGGTGCGCACCGGCGAAACCGATGCAGACGCCCTCTGA
- a CDS encoding transglycosylase domain-containing protein, with translation MSTSNRGRSRLVADRRYKKPTAAKTTGKPSRPRRKKAPRKTRGPLGWVLSLLLWPFRLLFRLALYGTAVATLVVAAAVFYVYGTLPDYSALLDGRARGSITLLDRHGDIFARRGDQFGGAVTTETVSPHLSNAIVATEDKRFWWHAGISPRGIASAIRINLREGRGPLSGHGGSTITQQTAKLLCLGVEYDPAQWDSEAAYISDCRRGSLARKGREAIFALAMEAKYSKAEILSIYLNRAYMGGGAYGAEAAAQRYFAVSAAELNPAQSAMIAGLLTAPSSLAPTSNLARSQDRAATVLRLMNEQGYLTDDEATYWQQNPATLSTRNSNPDGGYFADWVIRAIARAEDAADGDAGDNRSSFDNDILRALEEASRDQVLQTTLDPAIQRAAAEAVDQVFSTRIREGSKAEVAVVVMSADGAVRAMVGGRDTDASGVFNRATQAKRQTGSAFKPFVYATALELGYGPLDTVVDEPFCMTIPGSGRWCPENYTSDYKGRVSLTDALKDSLNIPAVKISESVGRDLVHRVSADFGIASDLADTPALALGASESTLLEMTGAYAGILNGGSSVTPYGVVGQDGSGIGERVISPQAAGELIWMMQQVIERGTGRRAALPDREAAGKTGTSQEAKDAWFIGFTADYVAGVWMGYDDNTPLTGVTGGGLPAEIWREVMTRVHADLPARPLPAIAPARAAPAPAPQPAPQAQTGQNRQERPQRERPRDPVQSLLEQVLREIIGGN, from the coding sequence ATGAGCACTTCCAATCGCGGGCGTTCGCGCCTGGTTGCGGATCGACGCTACAAGAAACCGACCGCCGCCAAGACCACCGGAAAACCGTCCAGGCCGCGCCGCAAGAAGGCGCCGCGCAAGACGCGTGGTCCGCTGGGCTGGGTGCTGTCGCTGCTGTTGTGGCCGTTCCGCCTGTTGTTCCGGCTGGCGCTCTACGGCACGGCCGTGGCGACGTTGGTGGTGGCGGCTGCGGTGTTCTATGTCTACGGCACCCTGCCCGACTACTCCGCCCTTCTGGACGGCCGCGCCCGCGGCTCCATCACGCTGCTGGACCGGCACGGCGACATCTTTGCCCGCCGCGGCGACCAGTTCGGCGGCGCGGTCACCACCGAAACCGTGTCACCGCACCTGTCCAACGCCATCGTCGCGACCGAAGACAAGCGGTTCTGGTGGCATGCAGGGATCAGCCCGCGCGGCATCGCCAGCGCCATCCGGATCAACCTGCGCGAAGGCCGCGGACCGCTGTCGGGGCACGGCGGCTCGACCATCACGCAGCAGACCGCGAAACTGCTGTGCCTGGGGGTCGAATACGACCCCGCTCAATGGGACAGCGAGGCCGCCTATATTTCCGATTGCCGCCGCGGGTCTCTGGCCCGCAAGGGCCGCGAGGCGATTTTCGCCTTGGCGATGGAGGCCAAGTATTCCAAGGCCGAAATCCTGTCGATCTACCTCAACCGCGCCTATATGGGTGGCGGCGCCTATGGCGCCGAAGCCGCGGCACAGCGCTATTTCGCGGTCTCCGCGGCCGAGCTGAACCCGGCGCAATCGGCGATGATCGCGGGCCTGCTGACCGCGCCGTCTTCGCTGGCGCCCACCTCGAACCTCGCCCGCAGCCAGGACCGCGCCGCGACGGTCCTGCGCCTGATGAACGAACAGGGCTATCTGACCGACGACGAAGCGACCTACTGGCAGCAGAACCCCGCCACGCTGTCGACGCGCAACTCCAACCCCGATGGCGGCTATTTCGCCGATTGGGTGATCCGTGCCATCGCCCGGGCCGAGGACGCCGCCGACGGCGATGCCGGCGACAACCGGTCGAGCTTCGACAACGACATCCTGCGCGCGCTCGAGGAAGCCAGCCGCGACCAGGTGCTGCAGACCACGCTCGATCCCGCGATCCAGCGCGCCGCGGCCGAAGCGGTGGACCAGGTGTTCTCGACCCGCATCCGCGAGGGGTCCAAGGCCGAGGTCGCGGTGGTGGTGATGTCCGCCGACGGCGCGGTGCGGGCGATGGTGGGCGGCCGCGACACCGATGCCTCGGGCGTGTTCAACCGCGCCACCCAGGCCAAGCGCCAGACCGGATCGGCCTTCAAGCCCTTCGTCTACGCCACCGCGCTGGAATTGGGCTATGGCCCGCTCGACACGGTGGTGGACGAACCGTTCTGCATGACCATCCCCGGCTCGGGCCGCTGGTGCCCGGAAAACTACACCTCCGACTACAAGGGCCGCGTCAGCCTGACCGATGCGCTCAAGGACAGCCTGAACATCCCGGCGGTCAAGATTTCAGAGTCCGTCGGCCGCGACCTGGTGCACCGGGTCTCGGCGGATTTCGGGATCGCCAGCGACCTGGCCGACACCCCGGCGCTGGCGCTCGGCGCCTCGGAATCGACGCTGCTGGAAATGACCGGCGCCTATGCCGGCATCCTCAATGGCGGCAGTTCGGTCACCCCCTACGGCGTGGTCGGCCAAGACGGGTCGGGCATCGGCGAACGGGTCATCAGCCCGCAGGCCGCGGGCGAACTGATCTGGATGATGCAGCAGGTCATCGAGCGCGGCACCGGCCGTCGCGCCGCGCTGCCCGACCGCGAGGCCGCGGGCAAGACCGGCACCAGCCAGGAAGCCAAGGACGCCTGGTTCATCGGCTTCACCGCCGATTACGTGGCCGGCGTCTGGATGGGCTATGACGACAACACACCGCTGACCGGCGTCACCGGCGGCGGCCTGCCGGCGGAAATCTGGCGCGAGGTCATGACCCGCGTCCATGCCGACCTGCCGGCCCGCCCGCTGCCCGCCATCGCGCCCGCCCGCGCCGCCCCGGCGCCCGCGCCGCAACCTGCGCCGCAAGCCCAGACCGGCCAGAACCGGCAAGAGCGTCCGCAGCGCGAAAGACCCCGCGACCCGGTGCAATCGCTGCTGGAGCAGGTCCTGCGCGAAATCATCGGCGGCAACTGA
- a CDS encoding MlaC/ttg2D family ABC transporter substrate-binding protein, whose product MRYSMGGRRAFLAGSTALILSAALPRPALAVTAGQAQGLVDKLVGEINRVIGSGRSEAAMIRDFEGIFQRYADLPTIAAYALGVDGRRASASQKKAFTAAFTSYISRKYGKRFREFIGGRIEVNGAKPSRNAFEVSTTAYLRGEAPFEILFFVGQKSGKFFNMYIEGVNMLLTERTEIGSMLDRRRGDLDAMIADLARAG is encoded by the coding sequence ATGCGTTATTCGATGGGCGGCCGACGGGCTTTTCTGGCGGGAAGCACGGCCCTGATTCTGAGCGCGGCGCTGCCGCGACCGGCCCTGGCGGTGACCGCCGGGCAGGCGCAGGGTCTGGTCGACAAGCTGGTGGGCGAGATCAACCGCGTCATCGGCTCGGGCAGGTCCGAGGCGGCGATGATCCGCGATTTCGAGGGCATTTTCCAGCGCTACGCCGATCTGCCGACGATCGCCGCCTACGCCCTGGGTGTCGACGGACGCCGTGCCTCGGCATCGCAGAAAAAGGCGTTCACCGCCGCCTTCACCAGCTATATCTCGCGCAAATACGGCAAGCGGTTCCGCGAATTCATCGGTGGCCGGATCGAGGTGAACGGCGCGAAACCGTCGCGCAACGCGTTCGAGGTTTCGACCACGGCCTATCTGCGCGGCGAGGCGCCGTTCGAGATCCTGTTCTTCGTCGGTCAGAAATCCGGCAAGTTCTTCAACATGTATATCGAAGGCGTGAACATGCTGCTGACCGAGCGGACCGAGATCGGGTCCATGCTCGACCGGCGGCGTGGCGATCTCGACGCGATGATCGCCGACCTGGCGCGCGCGGGATGA
- a CDS encoding MlaA family lipoprotein, which produces MRLRLATIALCCAALASGCSTPGPGQAPDGIWDPNEAANRRVHAFNRSVDERLFRGAGTGLTDAVPEGVMRNVSNFADTASLPQTVLNQVLQGRLGDATRNTLRFTINATLGFGGLADVAGDLGLPRDDSDFGETLHVWGLPEGAYLELPLLGPSTERDAVGMAVDFATNPLRAILSPESRRWTTAARIVDRVGERGQFSDTVDSLLYDSADSYAQLRLIYLQNRRFELGDESAGADAYIDPEALDTEGF; this is translated from the coding sequence ATGAGACTGCGCCTTGCGACGATCGCGCTGTGTTGCGCCGCCCTCGCGTCCGGATGTTCGACGCCGGGACCGGGACAGGCGCCGGACGGGATCTGGGATCCGAACGAGGCGGCCAACCGCCGCGTCCACGCCTTCAACCGTTCGGTCGACGAAAGGCTGTTCCGCGGCGCCGGCACCGGGTTGACCGACGCGGTGCCCGAAGGCGTGATGCGGAACGTGTCGAATTTCGCCGACACCGCGTCTCTGCCGCAAACGGTGCTGAACCAGGTTTTGCAGGGCCGGCTGGGCGACGCCACCCGCAACACGCTGCGGTTCACCATCAACGCCACGCTGGGTTTCGGCGGACTGGCGGACGTGGCGGGCGATCTGGGCCTGCCGCGCGACGACAGCGATTTCGGCGAAACCCTGCATGTCTGGGGGCTGCCGGAGGGCGCCTATCTGGAACTGCCGTTGCTGGGTCCGTCGACCGAACGCGACGCGGTGGGCATGGCGGTGGATTTCGCCACCAACCCGCTGCGCGCCATCCTGTCTCCGGAAAGCCGCCGCTGGACCACCGCGGCGCGGATCGTCGACCGGGTCGGCGAGCGCGGGCAGTTCTCGGACACGGTGGATTCGCTGCTCTACGACAGCGCCGACAGCTATGCCCAGCTGCGCCTGATCTACCTGCAGAACCGGCGGTTCGAATTGGGCGATGAAAGCGCCGGGGCCGATGCCTATATTGACCCCGAAGCCTTGGACACAGAGGGATTCTGA